In Ursus arctos isolate Adak ecotype North America unplaced genomic scaffold, UrsArc2.0 scaffold_2, whole genome shotgun sequence, the genomic stretch TCGGGCAACTTCGCTGGAAGACAATCCCAGAAGAAGCCTAAATTCAAACTGGAGCTCCAATTGTGCTTTTGATTTCGTTCctactctttattttcatttttacatgaaaaacatttttcccccaggCCTCCATTTACAGCTTTCAACCAGAAAGAACTAGCTGGGAAGATCAGAGAAGGCAAATTCAGGCGAATTCCCTATCGTTACTCTGATGAATTGAATGACATTATTACGAGGATGTTAAATTTAAAGGTAAAGAGTATAAGATTATATTGTCTGTTTCGATCTCTCAATTACGTTGTAGAGTAGTGCATTTTCTGTCTTGGAGCACTGAAACTGAAGAAGCATTAGCTGTATTTCCTTAGCTAAATCTACTCTGTTAATGCCAGTGAAAATGTAAATTTGGCAAATTGTGCCTCCTTGCTGGCCTACCTTCTGTGCTGTCTTTatgtctcctccctctctctgccctgctaACAGATGGCTGGTAGCAAAGCAAGATTGCAGAAAAGCTCCAAATCCTCAGTTCCCTTGTCTACCTCAGTGTGGCAGGTGGTAAGGGAAGGGGCCACTAAGAAGACTTCATTACCCTGCCTCTCGCTCCACTTTAGAGATCAGAGACCagagatggggcaggggagggctggCTAGAAAGAGTTGAGgggaaataaataaagagattagGTGGAAAGAATCCGGCcatgggatggggagggagatGTCCTAGGGTCAGGTTGATGTAAGAGCAGGAGTTCAATGCTGTGGAATTACAAAGAAGGGTAATGGTGACCAGCACGACTGAAAGTCAGAGAGACTCTTCAGAGATACAAGGGCAGGGCGGGCCCTAGAGCAGACCTAGCAGTGCCACCAAGCACCAGCTCAGGGACTGAACTTTTTTTAGAAAGGTTAAGGGGAAACAAAGGGCTAGccagccctcccctgccccatctctGGTTAAGGGGAAACAAAGGTAAGCTCACATCTGCATTACCTTGTGGACCCAGAACCTCGTGGGTTAATAAAGCCCCCAGTGAACTTAACCTTTCTAGGTGTTTAAGACCCATCCATAAGGGTGTCCTTTCTTTCGTCTCGGAAATGTATGCCATTTTTCATGCACCTGCTCTTTTAGGATGAGTGTTTATTGTGTTATGAAGTCTGATTATAACACCgaacatttttccccccaggattACCACCGACCGTCAGTTGAAGAAATTCTTGAGAATCCTTTGATAGCAGACTTGGTTGcagaagagcaaagaagaaatccCGAGAGAAGGGGGCGTCGATCAGAACCAGAGAAGCTGCAGGATTCCAGCCCAGTGCTGGGAGAGCTGAAGCTAAAGGAGCTGCAGCTGCAGGAGCGAGAGCGAGCCCTCAGAGCTCGAGAAGAGAGGCTGGAGCGTAAGTCCGAACGGGGGCAGCGCACCGGAGCGCTGTGGTCCGATGTGCCTGCCATCTGCTTGTGAACAGAGTATTCGATACGTGTATGTTCTACCAgaacattcttaaaaatatttgagaaaccaaaatacatattataaaatagtaaatGAAGCGCCTGGCGCCTTCACGCTGAGCCTCTTTCTGAGCTTGGTCGCTCTTACGGTTGGTTACTGACCGTGATGACCCTTTCACGTAGCCATTACGCTGTCCCGTGGAGctactttttctttcccttccttcctgtatTTACCCtgactttttttcccattgtaaaaGAGGGTTTTCACATTTGCTGCCTTCCATAATAAAAGCCATCACGTTCACTTTCCGATGTGGCTTCCCCAGCACAGGCCAGGTGTAAAATCCTGTCGAGTGGGGGACTCGACACGTTCAGGAAACTCGGTAGAGCACAAGGTGTCCTAGGTCCGTAGACACGGATGAGTATTCACTGATGGGGTGCTAACGAGTTCTTGATGGTGGAAGTGTGTCTCCTCCCCTGTCGTACGAGCCGCTACCCAGGTTTTCCCCCCGATGCAGGGTAGTGACTGCCGGGAGGCCTCACGTCAACATTAAGGGACGAGGGAGGGGGTGACGACCGTCTCCTGCCACCCTCGCGGCTCACTTGGTTTTGCTTCTGCAACTGTATGGCCAACACGGACTATACACACGTTTGTGTTTAAATGAACTTACAAAGCATCCAATGCATACCTTACTGTTTTACTTTCCGATGACGGTCGTATAGGGCCCAGAGATGTGCTTTCTGCAGAAGTATGATCTATGCTCACCCAGAAACCTTTTCTTGAGGCTTTTGTCAAAAGAATTTGTAAAACAAACCTTTTATTAAGACTTTTCCCGCTGTTCTGTAGTTTCTTACAGCAACTGAAATCTGAGCTTTCTGAATTCTGGGCCATGAATTTAAAAACTGGCCTTCGTTCCTGATCTAAAGAAGCACCTCCtgagttgtggttttttttctcttccacttgGGTGCTGTCACTCACCCGGAAGAAGAAGGAGGGTTTGTTCTGTGAGGTCAGGTAACGCCAGAAAATGGACCATTGCCCATTCTCCGTAGAGAGCAGAGATGACTTTAGGTGTTTATTTTCCCAAATGGGTTCCTCTAAGACAACATGACCAAAGGTTGACGCCAACTTCGTATTTGTGCTTAAACCGGTCCTTAACGAGAACACCTGAGACAACACACCGCATACTGAAGGGCTGAATTATAACCTAGCACAACAGGCTGACCGGGGTCTCTGGCGAGAAAACCTTCCCAGCGCCGGTGAGGCCCGCTGGTCTTAGTGATGAGGAGAAGCGGTGAGATTGCCCAGTGTGGACTGTCTTCTGCCTGTTGCCTCCTGTTAACATTGTTCTTGTCCCCTTGcctttttaaagagaaggaacGGGAGCTTTGTGTTCGGGAGAGGCTGGCAGAGGACAAGCTGGCTAGGGCAGAAAGTCTGTTGAAGAATTACAGCCTGCTGAAGGAGCAGAAGTTCCTGCGTCTGGCGAGTGGTCCAGGTATGAGAATCAGCTCCGTCGACAGAagctgcctcccccccccccccatgaaggAGTGGCCCCAGTATTGCCGCCCTGGGGCTTTGGCAGCCCTTGCAATTGACAGTCTTGCGTTTTAAGATGGAGTGTACTGAATATACGCATTTCgatggaaataataatgattctGTGATAGCAGTGATTTTCTTGCTGGGTTCATAGACTCGAGGTCGAGGCAATGAGTCATGATGAATTCGTCTTCAATTTTATTCACCTCATCAAACTGCGTGTGTAgtttttgatatttgtttttaaaaggtacatttttaaaaatgttgtgcatttcagatttttctctggGTATATTATCAAAACTCTACATTTCTCTCCGTTTTGCCACCGCCTTTACAGGAAGTATGGCTGAAGAGGTGTGATAAACCGATCATAGACTAAGCCATCACTTTGGGATCTTTGCTAAGACCCTTCACATTGAAACGTGTTTGTCAAAATTCGGTTGGTTGACCTCTCCGTGCGCTGTTTGTGTTCCTCCTGTTACTCGGTGTCGTCCGCAGTCAGTCAGCCTTCCCAGCGCCCTGCCTTTGCGGGCCTTGTGCCCTCGCTCTGCTCTGTGAGGCGTGGTTGGCGCGCACACCAGCGAGCCACCTCTAACGGGCCTTCTCCGGTCCGCAGAAACCCTACATCCAACTTAATCTGCTCTTTGAGATGATAGAAAATGCACAGCGTTAAACCTCTTTCCTCTAAATTTCTTTACGACACAAATTGTTTCTTATAGaatgtttttgttggttttaaaaACTGAGTATCTGAATTttccagggaaactgaggcagagtcCTTATGGCTTTCTATGACCATGGAGGGCGGCATTGGTGAAAGCTGTCCTTTCCATCTGGAGTATATTGAGAGAGAATCTGGTCACTTCAGGGAGCATGACAGCATTTTGTATCtggaacagacaaaaaaaaatacttaagtcAGTCTGATGGTTATAATAACATTATAGAAGAAGTGAGTGAAGTAAATGAAAGAAGATTTATATAAAACTTGGGCTTCATCTCTTttgaaatatcttcttttttctcaGTATTGCTACCTACCATTTCAGTATTTTTAGACTATTTATTCCAGCTTTTCTCCTTATGCCACCCACAAAGACAAAATAGGCCGAAATTATGATCACTGTGGTAGAGCAAGGAAACATCTTTATCTGGGTGAGTTTCATGCATCAAACCCGTTGTTCCAGAATTCTCGAAGGTCCTGCCAGGTCTGCTCCTCCAGGGAAGAGCTTATTTACATCTTGCTCTGACAGTGGTTGAACACAGGCTGGAAGAGCTAGAGCACGACGATGTGTCTCAGTACAGGATATAGAACCAGGTGTGTGTAGACACTGAGGTGTCTATCGATGTGAGTCATGGCGACCACTTGAAACGAGCTGTAGGAGTCAAGGACCCCCCGGGACTAGGGGCTACTTGATGGCAAGTGAGCACTGACCGCTCTGAGCACGTCAGTCATAAACAACAAAGCAGGGACGAGTGGGTGCCCTTGTGCGCTCAGGACAGTTGGAAATATCCTCCCCTGGGCTATAAACTTCAGACCGGAGGAAGTGTAATATGTCAAAATCATCCCGGTCCGCAGCAGCGTCTCCGTAAACACTCAGTGTATTTAATGAAGTGTTAACTCCTTTTCTATGTAGTGAAGTACAAATTCTTTTCTAAACACTTCTTCGAAAACTGCCCCATTCGTCAGATTTGCAGTGTATGTTTGGTTTATAACGACAGAGGTTCGTGATAATAAAGGTGGACATCTTTGAAACTGTAGAGTTAAGGGCAAAAAGCCATCGAGTTAGCTTTGCAGCGGGAACAGGCACGATGTAGGAAACGGGAAGTCCCAAGACAACCGGAAGGCAGCACTTCTCTCTGCAGCCTGCCCCATCCAGACCCCGGCCCGACCCCAGGGCCTTTCCTTTTCTTGGGCCAAGAGCAGCTCCTCCAGAGAGACACACGGCTTCTCGCTTCCTCCTTTGCATCAAGTGTCTGCTCAAAAGTCACCCTACTATGCAGCTTTCACCCCCGCAAACACCACCCAGCccttctgtctccctttctcagTATTATTTTCCTCCATACAGCACCTCAAATATTCCTCCCGTGTGCTTGTTTACTTGTTGATGGTCTGTCTCCTCCTACGGGAATGGGACCTTTTGTTCGATCCACAATAGCCCGTTCagggagctcagtaaatatttgaacaTAGTTCCTTTAAATGAACACAGAGGAAAAATGGAAAGGTTCTAGAATTCAAAACTGCAAGTCCCCAGCCCCCAGATAGTTCTGTCAGTAGCAAATAGTGTAGCCACTTCAAgtacatttttcttcatgtaaaaGACACAATTCACATTTTTCACTACACCATTAACTTGAATTACCTTTTCTGTGCTGAATTTACCTAGGTTCTTTTTTGAAACAAGTTTCTGCTCAATTAAGCTGCTTTGAAATAAGTGTTCTTGAATACTTAACCAAAACTATACGTGttctctgttaaaaaaagaacCTCTGCTTCCTTACTTTTGTGGGAGTTATGTGTTCCGGTTACAATAGCACTTGTTTTCAAGAATCGAGATAAGTCACATTGATTTCCAGAAGTTTTACATTGTGGCCTGTAATCCCCAATGCACTTATTAACCTTAAAAGAAGAGTTGGTTGTTAAGAGAATACGTTCCTTGGTGCATTCCAGGATTAAGTTTTTCAATGCTGTGGGTTAAAAAATGGATTGATATCCGCCAGCATCATGGCCCTACCCTCCTAGCCCAGAGAAAATAACGCAGGTCCCCAGATTTCAAAGGTGAATGGAAAGAATAAATGGTTTTGAGAAATCTGAGAAGTATGGAGAAGTTGAACTTAaaaccctttctcttttttttctaaagaacttTTCGATCTTCCATCCTCGATAATTAAGAAGAAAGTTCATTTCAGTGGGGAAAGTAAAGAGAACGTCCTGAGGAGTGAGAACGCTGAGAGTCTGCTCACCTCCAAGTCCAAGTGCAAAGACCTGAAGAAAAGGCTTCATGCTGCTCAGCTCCGCGCTCAAGCGTTGTCAGATATCGAAAAAAATTACCAGCTGAAAAGCCGACAGATTCTGGGCATGCGCTAGCCTAGCAGAGAGACCCAGAGCTGTGCCCAGCATTGAGCCCGGCCCGCCCTTGGAAGACTGATACTCAACTGCTGTAGCTTTCCGTACTTGGTTCCGTGAGCCATGCCTTTCTGTAGAGTGAGCAAGATACTTTGGAATTGCTTTGGCGGTTCTTCTGCGTCCacacctttcatttttctttctttatagaaaGATTGACATTTTCTTGGTTGGTTGGGCTTTTAATCCGTTGTGTGATTACTACTGGAACATGAAATATGACATTCTGAATGTTGGGAGAAAATaatgttaggaaaaaaatacccAGATGTAGCACTTAGAAGTTTTAAACGACTGAGTGGTGTTCCTACAACTGTCATGCCTAGATGTAAGGTTTTAAATGTTCTTGAGCTTAGAAAACTTAATTGGATACAAATTGGCCACCAATACTGTGACATCTCGCTCATAAATGTCCCATTGGTCTGCAGTGGAAATCTGTCGCCTCTTGTGAAATTCATCTCTGTGATGtctatattcttcctttttattctatttaagtGTGTTTGAGCTGGCTGTCATTTACCACCTGTTTCTCACTAAATAAAAGAATTGTTTAGTTTTCCTATATTTATGTCTCTTGCATTTGTTGATCTCTTAGTCGAGGGCGTCTGTGTCTGTGGTTCATGGgcatggcaggcagaggagagaacaTTCGTCTGATCTCGTGAGAGCCGTGATGGTATTTTACTCTCCATCTCATGAATCCGTCTTAGACAATCGTCCTGAACTAGGGGCCA encodes the following:
- the NEK2 gene encoding serine/threonine-protein kinase Nek2 — translated: MPTRAEDYEVLYTIGTGSYGRCQKIRRKSDGKILVWKELDYGSMTEAEKQMLVSEVNLLRELKHPNIVRYYDRIIDRTNTTLYIVMEYCEGGDLASVITKGTKERQYLDEEFVLRVMTQLTLALKECHRRSDGGHTVLHRDLKPANVFLDGKQNVKLGDFGLARILNHDTSFAKTFVGTPYYMSPEQMNRMSYNEKSDIWSLGCLLYELCALMPPFTAFNQKELAGKIREGKFRRIPYRYSDELNDIITRMLNLKDYHRPSVEEILENPLIADLVAEEQRRNPERRGRRSEPEKLQDSSPVLGELKLKELQLQERERALRAREERLEQKERELCVRERLAEDKLARAESLLKNYSLLKEQKFLRLASGPELFDLPSSIIKKKVHFSGESKENVLRSENAESLLTSKSKCKDLKKRLHAAQLRAQALSDIEKNYQLKSRQILGMR